A single window of Plasmodium reichenowi strain SY57 chromosome 12, whole genome shotgun sequence DNA harbors:
- a CDS encoding hypothetical protein (conserved Plasmodium protein, unknown function): MSEEKYNYLDMHLSRKGSIYDSLIHLKPDNENKFGLDENSDICRTLSNYADYSTKKVKYFVNKRFSEIENIEKNIEDIDYSAFKYFRTLPPKYSDENDIRNNIIFNNNNIYIYAENKNGTLNEQACISISPDNNIIYCSTKGRRYTIGGHAGIQKNLNNEYNFLDENNFISPQNSIKTYTYDALDSSDLSSSFPKMNLIKTNDVLDDTNTNRINTANIFNEHIIMNSCESSNLNTTKCLSKNLSVQKLFKYYKKCSQDLEHEQRICKPCAHVYNGSTCMNGDECSFCHHPDHVLISAKKWKKLVKNNMEKLNILLHILRNPDDVNANLLNEMIKQNTKNFKKNKKINNINNNTIINMYNQNIRHSNSNNNTINDMNNNNINKRHNKNRIFYFAQRNTDNILRPPYNNYESNETTDMYKNNYQVRNCNFSPYHMNM; encoded by the coding sequence atgagtgaagaaaaatataattatttggATATGCATTTAAGTCGAAAGGGATCCATTTATGATTCTTTAATACATTTGAAACcagataatgaaaataaatttgGTTTAGATGAAAATAGCGATATCTGCAGAACCTTATCAAATTATGCAGATTATTCAAcaaaaaaagtaaaatacTTTGTAAATAAACGTTTTTCagaaatagaaaatatagagaaaaatatagaagACATTGATTATTCAgcatttaaatattttagGACTTTGCCACCAAAATATAGTGACGAAAATgatataagaaataatattattttcaacaacaataatatttatatatatgcagaaaataaaaatggaaCATTAAATGAGCAAGCTTGTATATCTATATCTCctgataataatattatatactgTTCAACAAAAGGAAGAAGGTATACCATAGGTGGTCATGCAGGAATACAAAAGAATCTAAATAAcgaatataattttttggATGAAAACAATTTCATATCTCCTCAAAATAGTATCaaaacatatacatatgatGCTTTAGACAGTTCAGATTTATCTAGTTCTTTTCCaaaaatgaatttaatTAAAACTAATGATGTTTTAGACGATACAAATACCAATAGGATAAATACAgcaaatatatttaatgaacatataataatgaattcATGTGAGTCTAGTAACTTAAATACCACTAAATGCTTATCCAAAAATTTATCCGTTCAAAAgttatttaaatattataaaaaatgttcaCAAGATTTGGAGCATGAACAAAGAATATGTAAACCTTGTGCCCATGTATATAATGGTAGTACATGTATGAATGGAGATGAATGCTCCTTTTGTCATCATCCTGACCATGTATTAATATCTGCAAAGAAATGGAAAAAGcttgtaaaaaataatatggaaaaGTTAAATATCCTATTGCATATTCTACGAAATCCAGATGATGTAAATGCGAACTTGTTAAATGAAATGATAAAGCAAAATACAAAAaactttaaaaaaaataaaaaaataaataacatcaataataatactattattaatatgtataatcAGAACATAAGACATTCCAATAGTAACAATAATACTATAAATGATatgaacaataataatataaataagcgacataataagaatagaatattttattttgcACAAAGAAATACTGATAACATATTAAGACCACCctataataattatgaatcTAATGAAACTACagatatgtataaaaacaattatCAAGTAAGAAATTGTAACTTTAGTCCATATCACATGAATATGTGA
- a CDS encoding hypothetical protein (conserved Plasmodium protein, unknown function), protein MDDDLEALVEKPSIDDSDECLNVRIYLIQVLFIFLVCFVIFVFFFILFFLGVF, encoded by the coding sequence ATGGATGACGATTTAGAAGCCCTAGTTGAAAAACCATCCATTGATGATTCTGATGAATGTTTAAACGTAcgtatatatttaatacaggttttatttatatttcttgtttgttttgttatttttgtatttttctttatattattttttctagGAGTATTCtaa
- a CDS encoding raf kinase inhibitor, putative translates to MTIPTIRELKKDRIIPHVFPNDNIDLNVELFISFKAGKEVNHGNVLDIAGTGSVPRNIKFSEEPPDGYCFVLFMVDPDYPSRLRPDGKEYIHWVVSGIKTKELIKGTQKNCVTILPYIGPSIKKGTGLHRISFIISLIKEEDKENITGLPHYKGEKYITRVKFNNYESVHNIAQINNMKIVGYNWCQIEG, encoded by the coding sequence ATGACAATACCCACGATAAGAGAACTTAAAAAGGATAGAATTATACCTCACGTTTTTCcaaatgataatattgatTTGAACGTTGAACTTTTTATAAGTTTTAAAGCAGGAAAAGAAGTGAATCACGGAAATGTTTTAGATATTGCTGGAACGGGGAGTGTACcaagaaatataaaattttcaGAAGAACCTCCAGATGGTTattgttttgttttattcATGGTAGATCCTGATTATCCTTCAAGATTACGACCAGATGGTAAGGAATATATACATTGGGTGGTATCAGGTATAAAAACGaaagaattaataaaagGAACTCAAAAAAATTGTGTAACTATATTGCCATATATAGGTCCATCTATTAAGAAAGGTACTGGTTTACATAGAATtagttttattatttccttaataaaagaagaagataaAGAGAACATTACAGGCTTACCTCATTATAAAggagaaaaatatattactaGAGTAAAATTTAACAATTATGAATCAGTTCATAATATTGCtcaaattaataatatgaaaattgTAGGTTATAATTGGTGCCAAATTGAAGGGTAG
- a CDS encoding D-ribulose-5-phosphate 3-epimerase, putative gives MSTLKAIIAPSVLASNISKLAEETQRMESLGAEWIHLDVMDMHFVPNLSFGPPVINNLKKYTKSIFFDVHLMVEYPEKYVPLLKTSNQLTFHFEALNEDTERCIQLAKEIRDNNLWCGISIKPKTDVQKLVPILDTNLINTVLVMTVEPGFGGQSFMHDMMGKVSFLRKKYKNLNIQVDGGLNIETTEISASHGANIIVAGTSIFNAQDPKYVIDTMRVSVQKYLNN, from the coding sequence ATGAGTACGTTAAAAGCTATAATTGCCCCTTCAGTACTTGCATCCAATATAAGCAAATTAGCTGAAGAAACACAACGAATGGAATCTTTGGGTGCAGAATGGATCCATTTAGATGTTATGGATATGCATTTTGTTCCTAATTTATCCTTTGGTCCACCtgttattaataatttaaaaaaatatacaaaaagtattttttttgatgtACACTTAATGGTTGAATATCCAGAAAAATATGTACCATTGTTAAAAACATCAAATCAACTAACTTTTCATTTTGAAGCATTAAATGAAGATACCGAAAGATGTATACAATTAGCCAAAGAAATTAgagataataatttatgGTGTGGAATTTCTATCAAACCTAAAACTGATGTACAAAAATTAGTTCCCATATTAGATActaatttaataaatacaGTTTTAGTTATGACTGTCGAACCAGGTTTTGGAGGGCAATCATTTATGCATGATATGATGGGGAAAGTTTCGTTTcttagaaaaaaatataaaaatttaaatattcaaGTTGATGGAGGATTAAATATAGAAACCACCGAAATTTCTGCTTCTCATGGAGCCAATATTATTGTTGCGGGAACTAGTATTTTTAATGCGCAGGATCCAAAATATGTTATTGACACAATGAGAGTATCAGTACAGaaatatttgaataattaa
- a CDS encoding pre-mRNA splicing factor, putative — protein sequence MDLLKGYNDYNESDIEREDESKEISSNKNNDTEYIENKEKNDKDQNNYDLINIRPINTLNCAPDINTYDLEVKCYKEKFQNIEKKIMFDNPEFHNILNRPQQGPSINEHYNFLKNENKNHYNGSIETTFVNKNIFDYQYNQFNVTGVAENPALKNYYKNNYANYLVAKNINERKNMHEDLNFKKHKKKRSKNNDDNVLDKYKGPWEEKETNKKEQNEEKQDLLNDNKKAKTDNDDNNDKKINKYILTKLEACAYEEAIKNNVIKEKNTLYNDKIISTLHLNEELNDDDNNMGFYNKSWFQLPAEYKERDFMIEENFPPKKEIHTYKGHKMGVQKIRFFPKYGNYLLSASLDNTLKLWSVYKSKSCIRTYKGHFKGVKDVLFDNDGSSFLSCSYDNNVIYWDTEYGKIKGIYNQKKTPYCLCLNPDDTNTFLVGGANNKICHIDFRTGNIELEYNEHLQAINTITLCENNKKLISTSDDKKIFIWEYGLPVVVKYISDASMFSITSVSVHPSNNFFLCQSMNNVITVYEATGKFRLFSKKTFKGHHNIGYSINVSCSNDGKYVISGDSNGGLFIWNWKKMVNFKNIKAHKNVCIDCVWHPFKTSMLATASWDGTIKLWE from the coding sequence atggATTTACTAAAAGGGtataatgattataatgaaTCAGATATAGAACGTGAAGATGAATCAAAGGAAATTTCTTccaataaaaataatgatacagaatatattgaaaataaagaaaaaaatgataaagaccaaaataattatgatttaataaatatacgTCCTATTAATACATTAAATTGTGCTCCTGATATAAATACGTATGATTTGGAAGTAAAATGTTACAAAGAGAAATTTcaaaatattgaaaaaaaaattatgtttGATAATCCTGaatttcataatattttgaacAGGCCTCAACAAGGACCGAGTATAAATGAACATTAcaactttttaaaaaatgaaaataaaaatcattATAATGGAAGTATTGAAACTACATTcgtaaataaaaatatatttgattaTCAATATAATCAATTTAATGTAACGGGAGTTGCTGAAAACCCTgctttaaaaaattattataaaaataattatgcTAATTATTTAGTAgcaaaaaatataaatgaaagAAAGAATATGCATGAAgatttaaattttaaaaaacataaaaagaaaagatccaaaaataatgatgacAATGTGttagataaatataaaggaCCATGGgaagaaaaagaaacaaataaaaaagaacaGAATGAAGAAAAGCAAGActtattaaatgataataaaaaagcAAAGActgataatgatgataataatgataaaaaaataaataaatatatattaaccAAGTTAGAAGCATGTGCTTATGAAGAAGcaattaaaaataatgttataaaggaaaagaatactttatataatgataaaattatttcaaCATTACATTTGaatgaagaattaaatgatgatgataacaatatgggattttataataaatcgTGGTTTCAATTACCAGCTGAATATAAAGAAAGAGATTTCATGATAGAAGAAAATTTCCCAccaaaaaaagaaatcCATACATATAAAGGCCATAAAATGGGGGTACAGAAAATTAGATTTTTTCCAAAATATGGAAATTATCTTTTATCCGCTTCTTTAGATAATACATTAAAATTATGGAGTGTATATAAATCCAAAAGTTGTATAAGAACATATAAAGGTCACTTTAAGGGGGTGAAAGATGTTTTGTTTGATAATGATGGCTCCAGTTTTTTAAGTTGTAgttatgataataatgtaatTTATTGGGATACCGAATatggaaaaataaaaggaatatataatcaaaaaaaaacgCCTTATTGTTTGTGTTTGAATCCAGATGATACAAATACATTTTTAGTTGGAGGGgctaataataaaatatgtcATATCGATTTTAGAACAGGAAATATTGAATTAGAATATAATGAACATTTACAAGCAATAAATACAATTACCTTAtgtgaaaataataaaaaattaattagTACATcagatgataaaaaaatttttatttggGAATATGGGTTACCTGTAGTagttaaatatatatcagATGCATCCATGTTTTCAATAACATCTGTTTCTGTACATCCaagtaataatttttttttatgtcaATCTATGAATAATGTAATAACTGTTTATGAAGCTACAGGCAAATTTAGATTGTTTTCCAAAAAAACTTTTAAAGGTCATCACAATATTGGATACTCAATTAATGTATCTTGTAGTAATGATGgaaaatatgtaataagTGGAGATAGCAATGGAGGATTATTTATCTGGAACTGGAAAAAAATGGtgaattttaaaaatataaaagcacataaaaatgtatGTATTGATTGTGTTTGGCATCCATTTAAAACATCAATGTTGGCCACAGCTAGTTGGGATGGAACAATTAAATTATGGGAATAA